A section of the Triticum dicoccoides isolate Atlit2015 ecotype Zavitan chromosome 7A, WEW_v2.0, whole genome shotgun sequence genome encodes:
- the LOC119333695 gene encoding germin-like protein 5-1, which produces MAAATLLLALAVVALGSGHVVAFDPNPLQDFCVADPTSKVHENGVACKDPAAVVAEDFLFGGLDKPGGKTSKRFGFTANQVQIPGLNTLGESHVRLDVVPGGVFPVHYHPRAAETALVLEGSVYFGFVSSYPDNKLYAKVLRKGDVFAVPQGLVHFLYNNGTAPATLYASLSSQNPGLVLLGNSLFAGALPDDLVAKTLLTDQHTVQTIKANFRRP; this is translated from the exons ATGGCTGCTGCGACATTGCTCTTGGCGCTCGCCGTCGTCGCTCTCGGCTCCGGCCATGTTGTGGCTTtcgaccctaaccctctccaggacTTCTGCGTCGCCGACCCCACGTCCAAAG TGCACGAGAACGGGGTGGCGTGCAAGGacccggcggcggtggtggcggaggaCTTCCTCTTCGGCGGCCTGGACAAGCCGGGCGGCAAGACGAGCAAGCGCTTCGGGTTCACGGCGAACCAGGTGCAGATCCCGGGCCTGAACACGCTGGGCGAGTCCCACGTCCGCCTCGACGTCGTGCCGGGCGGCGTCTTCCCGGTGCACTACCACCCGAGGGCGGCGGAGACGGCGCTGGTGCTGGAGGGCTCCGTCTACTTCGGCTTCGTCTCCTCCTACCCGGACAACAAGCTCTACGCCAAGGTGCTCCGCAAGGGCGACGTCTTCGCCGTGCCGCAGGGGCTCGTGCACTTCCTCTACAACAACGGCACCGCGCCGGCCACGCTCTACGCCTCCCTCAGCAGCCAGAACCCGGGGCTGGTGCTCCTCGGCAACTCGCTCTTCGCCGGGGCGCTCCCCGACGACCTCGTCGCCAAGACGCTCCTCACGGACCAGCACACCGTGCAGACCATCAAGGCTAACTTCCGGCGGCCTTGA
- the LOC119334424 gene encoding germin-like protein 5-1, with protein MAAATLLLALAVVALGSSHVVAFDPNPLQDFCVADPTSKVHENGVACKDPAAVVAEDFLFGGLDKPGGKTSKRFGFTANQVQIPGLNTLGESHVRLDVVPGGVFPVHYHPRAAETALVLEGSVYFGFVSSYPDNKLYAKVLRKGDVFAVPQGLVHFLYNNGTAPATLYASLSSQNPGLVLLGNSLFAGALPDDLVAKTLLTDQHTVQTIKANFRRP; from the exons ATGGCTGCTGCGACATTGCTCTTGGCGCTCGCCGTCGTCGCTCTCGGCTCCAGCCATGTTGTGGCTTtcgaccctaaccctctccaggacTTCTGCGTCGCCGACCCCACGTCCAAAG TGCACGAGAACGGGGTGGCGTGCAAGGacccggcggcggtggtggcggaggaCTTCCTCTTCGGCGGCCTGGACAAGCCGGGCGGCAAGACGAGCAAGCGCTTCGGGTTCACGGCGAACCAGGTGCAGATCCCGGGCCTGAACACGCTGGGCGAGTCCCACGTCCGCCTCGACGTCGTGCCGGGCGGCGTCTTCCCGGTGCACTACCACCCGAGGGCGGCGGAGACGGCGCTGGTGCTGGAGGGCTCCGTCTACTTCGGCTTCGTCTCCTCCTACCCGGACAACAAGCTCTATGCCAAGGTGCTCCGCAAGGGCGACGTCTTCGCCGTGCCGCAGGGGCTCGTGCACTTCCTCTACAACAACGGCACCGCGCCGGCCACGCTCTACGCCTCCCTCAGCAGCCAGAACCCGGGGCTGGTGCTCCTCGGCAACTCGCTCTTCGCCGGGGCGCTCCCCGACGACCTCGTCGCCAAGACGCTCCTCACGGACCAGCACACCGTGCAGACCATCAAGGCTAACTTCCGGCGGCCTTGA